The following proteins are encoded in a genomic region of Clostridium kluyveri:
- the rsgA gene encoding ribosome small subunit-dependent GTPase A — MRGTIMKGIGGFYYVNTDRGIIECRARGKFRYNGLSPMVGDEVEIKLERDQGIIDEICPRISQLKRPAVANVTQALVVFAFNHPEINEDLLNKFLISCEFNNLKPIVCFNKLDLADEEKKLDVIDMIRNTGYEVIFLKAKEGYGIYKVREKLKDNITVLCGPSGVGKSTILNAICGKELMETGQISHKLNRGKHTTRHSEIIELENGFIVDTPGFSSLDIGHITKDKLQYCFPEFIEFIGICKFTGCVHHKEPDCAVKSALYNDKINKRRYDFYVKTLNEISSKKKY, encoded by the coding sequence ATGCGGGGAACTATAATGAAAGGAATAGGAGGATTCTATTATGTAAACACTGATAGGGGCATAATTGAATGTAGGGCAAGGGGAAAATTCAGATATAATGGATTATCCCCTATGGTAGGAGACGAAGTAGAAATTAAACTGGAAAGGGATCAGGGAATTATTGATGAAATTTGTCCTAGAATAAGTCAGTTGAAAAGACCTGCTGTAGCCAATGTAACCCAGGCGCTGGTAGTATTTGCATTTAATCATCCAGAGATAAATGAGGATCTATTGAATAAATTTCTTATAAGCTGTGAATTCAACAATTTAAAACCTATAGTATGTTTCAATAAGTTGGATTTAGCTGATGAGGAAAAGAAATTGGACGTTATAGACATGATTAGGAACACAGGATATGAAGTAATATTTTTAAAGGCAAAAGAAGGGTATGGAATTTATAAGGTAAGAGAAAAGTTAAAAGATAATATTACCGTTTTATGTGGACCCTCAGGAGTTGGGAAATCTACTATTTTAAATGCCATTTGTGGAAAGGAACTTATGGAAACGGGGCAAATAAGTCATAAGTTAAATAGAGGAAAGCACACCACAAGGCATAGTGAGATAATAGAATTAGAAAATGGGTTTATAGTGGATACACCAGGCTTTTCTTCACTAGATATAGGACATATAACTAAAGATAAACTTCAATATTGTTTCCCGGAATTTATAGAATTTATAGGGATATGTAAATTTACAGGGTGCGTTCATCACAAAGAACCTGACTGTGCTGTTAAATCAGCCCTTTATAATGACAAAATAAATAAGAGAAGATATGATTTTTATGTTAAAACTTTAAATGAGATAAGCAGTAAGAAGAAATATTAG
- the coaD gene encoding pantetheine-phosphate adenylyltransferase: MSRAIYPGSFDPITNGHLDIIDRASKVFDELIVGVLVNPDKKGLFTVEERVELIERVVKDIPNVKVESFSGLLIDFMKKKQSQVIVKGLRAVSDFEYECQMSLMNKKLDPNIDTVFMMASAMNSFLSSSSVKQVAMFGGCIEGLVPEEVIIDIIKKFDKAYKNC, translated from the coding sequence ATGAGTAGGGCAATATATCCTGGAAGTTTTGATCCTATAACCAATGGACATTTAGATATAATAGATAGGGCATCTAAAGTATTTGATGAATTAATAGTAGGGGTATTGGTAAATCCAGATAAGAAGGGATTATTTACTGTTGAAGAAAGAGTAGAATTGATAGAAAGAGTAGTAAAGGATATACCAAATGTAAAGGTTGAAAGTTTTAGTGGACTTTTAATAGATTTCATGAAGAAAAAACAAAGTCAAGTTATAGTAAAAGGACTGAGAGCCGTATCGGATTTTGAATATGAATGTCAGATGTCTCTTATGAATAAAAAACTTGATCCTAATATAGATACGGTTTTTATGATGGCTAGTGCTATGAATTCGTTTTTAAGTTCATCTTCTGTAAAACAAGTAGCTATGTTTGGGGGATGTATTGAAGGATTGGTTCCTGAAGAAGTAATTATTGACATTATTAAAAAATTCGATAAAGCTTATAAAAATTGTTGA
- the rpmB gene encoding 50S ribosomal protein L28, translating into MSKKCEICGKGVVFGVQYSHSHRQSKRTWSPNIRKIKAIVKGTPRTIHVCARCLRSGKVQRAI; encoded by the coding sequence ATGTCCAAGAAATGTGAGATATGCGGAAAGGGCGTTGTATTTGGTGTACAGTACAGCCATTCACACCGTCAATCTAAAAGAACCTGGTCTCCAAATATAAGAAAGATTAAAGCTATAGTTAAGGGAACACCGAGAACTATACATGTTTGTGCAAGATGCCTTCGTTCTGGAAAGGTTCAACGTGCTATATAA
- a CDS encoding Asp23/Gls24 family envelope stress response protein: MIGSIVGENGYIDYSEEVVANIVGLSTMECYGVVGMASKNAKDGLWELIKGENLSRGVKIRSKNNELMIELYIILEYGTKISVIANNIIQRIKYNVENYTGLKVSTITVNVQGVRV; the protein is encoded by the coding sequence ATGATAGGTAGTATTGTTGGAGAAAATGGTTATATCGATTATTCTGAGGAAGTAGTTGCTAATATAGTTGGATTATCAACCATGGAATGCTATGGAGTAGTGGGTATGGCTTCCAAGAATGCAAAGGATGGTCTCTGGGAATTAATAAAGGGCGAAAATTTGAGCAGAGGAGTAAAAATTCGTTCTAAAAATAATGAATTAATGATAGAACTTTATATAATATTAGAATATGGAACAAAAATATCTGTAATTGCAAATAATATAATACAGAGGATAAAATATAATGTGGAAAACTACACAGGACTGAAGGTTTCAACCATTACTGTAAATGTTCAGGGTGTTAGAGTCTAG
- a CDS encoding ATPase encodes MDVIKLLEYLQEIVDTSAKVPLSKKVMVNKSEVLEILDRVINCLPSELKKAQWIIEEKERILTEAVQEADDIKKQNLSLLRRQIENHDITKEANIRAEEIISSAQKNARAIRIGARDYADEMLSQLDSEISRKSSEMVASLKLELQEFLDSLEGSINLNTESIKDNIKQLRDMK; translated from the coding sequence ATGGATGTCATCAAACTACTGGAATATCTTCAAGAGATTGTAGATACTTCTGCCAAGGTTCCTTTAAGTAAAAAAGTTATGGTGAATAAAAGTGAAGTACTGGAAATATTAGATAGAGTGATTAACTGCCTTCCAAGTGAATTAAAAAAAGCACAGTGGATAATAGAGGAAAAGGAAAGAATTTTAACTGAAGCTGTACAAGAAGCAGATGATATAAAAAAACAAAATTTAAGTTTGTTAAGACGTCAGATAGAAAATCATGATATTACAAAAGAGGCCAATATAAGAGCTGAAGAGATTATTTCATCTGCACAAAAAAATGCCAGGGCAATAAGAATAGGTGCAAGAGATTATGCAGATGAAATGCTGAGTCAATTGGATAGTGAAATATCACGTAAGAGCAGTGAAATGGTGGCAAGTTTAAAGTTAGAACTTCAAGAATTTTTAGATAGTCTAGAAGGTAGTATAAATTTAAATACTGAATCTATAAAAGATAATATAAAACAGTTAAGAGATATGAAATAA
- a CDS encoding DAK2 domain-containing protein, protein MEYLSIDGQCFYNMIVNASNKLEEQKDFVNSLNVFPVPDGDTGTNMSLTLKSAVVEISNVKGKSIDNVSKDLAKGALMGARGNSGVILSQIFRGISKGLQGKNKVNSSEFTLALEEGAKAAYKAVMRPTEGTILTIIKAAGEGAAKSKRENVTELLQEVCDYSKRMLDKTPDMLPVLKKAGVVDAGGMGLLIIFQGMYEALKEGIEEVYLKKAEDIVTKSSAKSVELEEIKYGYCTEFFIHLKNSDISSFKDKLQTLGDSIVVVKDEDVLKVHIHSNDPGEILSQAIKLGELSKIKIDNMRQQHRNILNADGGKTLLEDTNKDSEGEGYISQEGIQDKEYAFITVAAGEGIKRIFQDLGVDYVIEGGQTMNPSTEDILNCINKLNAENIFVLPNNKNIIMAANQAAELSDKVVRVIPTKTIPQGITAITVFNPGEGLEENISTMEKAISTVITGSVTYAVRDTEIDGKDVKTGDILGIIESKIEKVGKDIFEICDKIISYMVKEHSELISIYYGKDCNEDEVNSFLEKLEDKYDDIDIQCYSGEQPLYYFIVSVE, encoded by the coding sequence ATGGAATACTTAAGTATAGATGGACAGTGTTTTTACAATATGATTGTAAACGCTAGTAACAAACTAGAAGAGCAAAAAGATTTTGTGAATTCCCTAAATGTATTTCCTGTACCGGATGGAGATACGGGAACTAATATGTCTTTGACCCTTAAAAGTGCGGTAGTAGAAATATCCAATGTAAAAGGTAAATCTATAGATAATGTATCTAAAGATTTAGCTAAAGGAGCCCTTATGGGGGCAAGAGGAAACTCAGGGGTAATACTTTCACAGATATTTAGAGGTATATCTAAGGGACTCCAGGGAAAAAACAAGGTGAATTCATCAGAATTTACACTAGCTTTAGAAGAAGGTGCAAAGGCTGCTTATAAGGCCGTTATGCGTCCAACAGAAGGTACCATACTGACTATTATAAAAGCTGCAGGAGAAGGTGCTGCAAAGTCTAAAAGGGAAAATGTAACTGAACTTCTGCAGGAAGTATGTGATTATAGTAAAAGAATGTTGGATAAAACTCCTGACATGCTTCCTGTGCTTAAAAAAGCAGGAGTAGTAGATGCAGGTGGCATGGGACTTTTAATCATATTTCAGGGAATGTATGAGGCCTTAAAAGAAGGTATAGAAGAAGTATATTTAAAGAAAGCTGAAGATATAGTAACTAAATCTTCAGCTAAAAGTGTGGAATTAGAAGAAATAAAATATGGATATTGTACAGAATTTTTTATTCATCTTAAGAACTCAGATATAAGTAGTTTTAAAGATAAACTACAGACTCTAGGAGATTCCATAGTAGTGGTAAAGGATGAAGATGTTCTAAAAGTTCATATTCATAGTAATGACCCGGGGGAAATACTGTCTCAAGCAATTAAACTTGGAGAGTTGTCAAAGATAAAAATTGATAATATGAGGCAGCAGCATAGAAATATTTTAAATGCAGATGGTGGTAAAACTCTACTTGAGGATACAAATAAAGATAGTGAAGGAGAAGGATATATTTCTCAAGAAGGTATTCAGGATAAAGAATATGCTTTTATTACAGTAGCTGCAGGGGAGGGTATTAAAAGAATATTTCAGGATTTAGGGGTAGATTATGTAATAGAAGGCGGCCAGACTATGAATCCCAGTACAGAGGATATATTAAATTGTATAAACAAATTAAATGCAGAGAATATATTTGTGCTGCCAAATAATAAAAATATAATTATGGCTGCCAATCAGGCTGCAGAACTTTCAGATAAAGTAGTAAGAGTAATACCTACTAAAACCATACCACAGGGGATAACTGCGATAACGGTTTTTAATCCTGGGGAGGGATTAGAAGAAAATATAAGTACTATGGAAAAGGCTATAAGCACTGTAATCACAGGTTCTGTTACCTATGCAGTAAGAGATACTGAAATAGATGGAAAAGACGTAAAAACAGGAGACATACTAGGGATTATAGAAAGTAAAATAGAGAAGGTTGGGAAAGATATATTTGAAATATGTGATAAAATTATAAGTTACATGGTAAAAGAGCACAGTGAACTTATAAGTATATATTATGGTAAGGATTGCAATGAAGATGAAGTAAATTCTTTTTTAGAGAAGCTTGAAGATAAATATGATGATATAGATATACAGTGTTATAGTGGAGAACAGCCCCTATATTATTTTATAGTTTCTGTTGAATAA
- the recG gene encoding ATP-dependent DNA helicase RecG: MNIYDDIKSIKGVGAVTAGTLNSCCIFNILDLILYFPRDYEIISSCSNLNKVGTGKVIMDCRVKSIGKDIRTKNKKILSTVVFENESGTFQGKWFNQPYMKNKFRINKVYRIMGKIERFNGSISIMNPTLVSNEANSKKEDKIIPIYPLKSGITNNILIKLISKVIHEVDIEENLPLWIVKKYKFCNLNKAIKAIHKPGSIEELEEAKRRLKFQELFSYSLKILMLKNYHSKNKKGIAFKIVPELKEFKKRIPYELTKSQNKVIREILLDEKMELPMNRLLQGDVGSGKTIVAIIAIFNVAKNGYQAVFMAPTEILAKQHYEECKKFLQDTGVNIQLLCGSVTEKNKKILKEDLKEGKIDIIIGTHALIEDDVEFKNIGMVVTDEQHRFGVAQRSKLINKGKHVDTLVMTATPIPRTLSLCLHGDLNISTIDELPPGRKKIHTYYTDKKSKDRVYKFAVEEIKKGRQVYVVCPLVEQNDNLHLSSVKEIYDKLKEKYFKDLEIGVLYGKMPSSSKEETMNKFKSGEIKAIISTTVIEVGVNVPNAAVMIIENAERFGLAQLHQLRGRVGRGEYKSYCILIADIKNDFIRRRMEIMKSSNDGFFIAEEDLKIRGSGEIFGFKQHGENELIFSNLLEDIHIFKLANLEAKRFLESKGSKNEKITKELMDKLQKAFKIISFN; this comes from the coding sequence ATGAATATATATGATGATATTAAATCTATAAAAGGAGTGGGAGCTGTGACTGCTGGAACCCTAAATAGCTGTTGTATATTCAATATATTGGACCTGATTTTATATTTTCCCAGGGATTATGAAATTATCTCTAGCTGCAGCAATTTAAATAAAGTTGGAACTGGAAAGGTTATAATGGACTGTAGAGTAAAATCTATAGGAAAAGATATAAGGACTAAGAATAAAAAGATACTTTCTACGGTTGTATTTGAAAATGAAAGTGGAACTTTTCAAGGTAAATGGTTCAATCAGCCTTACATGAAAAACAAATTTAGGATAAATAAAGTTTATAGGATAATGGGGAAGATTGAAAGATTTAATGGAAGTATTTCTATTATGAATCCTACTTTGGTTAGTAATGAGGCAAATAGTAAAAAAGAAGATAAGATAATACCAATTTATCCCTTGAAATCTGGTATTACAAATAATATTCTTATAAAACTTATATCTAAAGTGATTCATGAAGTGGATATAGAAGAAAATTTACCTCTTTGGATAGTTAAAAAATATAAATTTTGTAATTTAAATAAAGCTATAAAGGCAATACATAAGCCAGGCAGTATAGAAGAATTGGAAGAAGCAAAAAGAAGACTTAAATTTCAAGAGTTGTTTTCCTATTCCTTGAAAATTTTAATGTTAAAAAATTATCATAGTAAGAATAAAAAGGGTATAGCTTTTAAAATAGTTCCAGAATTAAAAGAATTTAAAAAAAGAATACCCTATGAGCTTACTAAATCTCAGAATAAGGTTATAAGAGAAATATTATTAGATGAAAAAATGGAACTACCTATGAATCGATTGTTACAGGGAGACGTGGGCAGTGGAAAAACTATAGTGGCTATCATAGCTATTTTTAATGTGGCAAAAAATGGGTATCAGGCAGTTTTTATGGCTCCTACAGAAATACTTGCAAAGCAGCATTATGAAGAATGTAAAAAGTTTTTACAAGATACAGGAGTAAATATACAGTTACTTTGCGGCAGTGTTACTGAAAAAAATAAAAAAATATTAAAAGAAGATTTAAAAGAAGGGAAGATAGATATCATAATAGGAACTCACGCTCTCATAGAAGATGATGTGGAATTTAAAAATATAGGAATGGTAGTTACAGATGAACAACATAGATTTGGAGTGGCTCAAAGGAGCAAACTCATAAATAAAGGTAAACATGTAGATACTTTAGTTATGACAGCAACACCTATTCCAAGAACTTTAAGTTTATGCCTACATGGAGATTTAAACATATCTACTATAGATGAACTTCCTCCTGGAAGAAAAAAAATACATACTTATTATACAGATAAAAAATCAAAGGATAGGGTTTATAAATTTGCAGTGGAAGAGATAAAAAAAGGCAGGCAAGTATATGTAGTATGTCCTTTAGTAGAACAAAATGATAATCTACATTTAAGTTCTGTAAAAGAAATTTATGATAAATTGAAAGAAAAATATTTCAAAGACTTAGAGATAGGTGTATTATATGGTAAGATGCCATCTAGTTCAAAAGAAGAAACTATGAATAAATTTAAAAGTGGGGAAATAAAAGCCATTATATCTACAACAGTTATAGAAGTGGGTGTTAATGTACCAAATGCTGCAGTTATGATAATAGAAAATGCAGAGAGGTTTGGACTGGCACAGCTTCATCAGCTGAGAGGAAGAGTTGGAAGAGGAGAATATAAATCCTATTGTATTTTAATCGCAGATATTAAGAATGATTTCATAAGAAGAAGAATGGAAATAATGAAAAGCAGCAATGATGGATTTTTTATTGCAGAGGAAGATTTAAAAATAAGAGGTTCAGGAGAGATCTTTGGATTCAAACAGCATGGGGAAAATGAATTGATTTTTTCAAATTTATTAGAAGATATACATATATTTAAGTTAGCTAATCTAGAAGCAAAGAGGTTTTTAGAAAGCAAAGGAAGTAAAAATGAAAAAATCACAAAAGAGCTTATGGATAAACTACAAAAGGCTTTTAAAATTATAAGTTTTAATTAG
- the rpe gene encoding ribulose-phosphate 3-epimerase, whose protein sequence is MIKIAPSILSADFSKLGEEIKSLDKCKADLVHIDVMDGSFVPNISFGIPIIKSIKHLTKIPFDVHLMIEEPARYVKDFVDAGADIITVHFEADRHLDRTIDYIKSLGVKASVALNPATLVDNVKYLIPKLDMILIMSVNPGFGGQKYIEYCDSKIKHVRELADKYNENLMIEVDGGITKDNIARVVRKGADVIVAGSSVFKGGAIEDNIRILREEF, encoded by the coding sequence ATGATAAAAATAGCACCTTCAATATTATCTGCAGATTTTTCAAAATTAGGAGAAGAAATAAAATCCCTAGATAAATGTAAGGCGGATTTGGTACATATAGATGTGATGGATGGAAGTTTTGTACCAAATATAAGTTTTGGAATACCTATTATTAAGAGTATAAAACATCTTACCAAAATACCTTTTGATGTACATTTAATGATAGAAGAACCTGCAAGGTATGTAAAGGATTTTGTGGATGCAGGAGCAGATATTATAACGGTACATTTTGAAGCGGATAGACATTTAGACAGAACCATAGATTATATAAAGAGCTTGGGAGTCAAAGCTTCCGTGGCATTGAATCCTGCTACTTTGGTGGACAATGTTAAGTATTTAATACCTAAATTGGATATGATACTTATTATGTCTGTAAATCCCGGTTTTGGGGGGCAAAAATATATAGAGTATTGTGACAGTAAGATTAAGCATGTTAGAGAACTTGCAGATAAGTATAATGAAAATTTAATGATAGAAGTAGATGGAGGTATCACCAAAGATAATATAGCCAGAGTGGTACGTAAGGGGGCCGATGTAATAGTTGCAGGTTCATCTGTATTTAAGGGAGGAGCTATAGAAGATAATATAAGGATATTGAGAGAGGAATTTTAG
- the ylbJ gene encoding sporulation integral membrane protein YlbJ yields the protein MEFLLYFLICAIIILLYILFKNTNLIVTIICSILIVQIIMAPKLCIDGVIMGSSLFFYKVFPSLFSFLVVCNIILCYDGINIYSKLIGKILCKPLKLPVNCSFVVIISMLCGYPLGAKYACELYEKNMIDSFTCERLLNIASNASPIFILGSVGISMLKNSFIGYILLLSNFLSCIVMGLLLPAGKSYKNYNLNKTHNYIHENMGTSIKKSIENSLTTCISIGGFVITFSVIDNILKHNLLFNSLVYKISNIIGISKDIVEGTLLGVIEMTNGCNLISSSTASITLKLIIISFLFTFSGICIIFQVYSFTYKFKISIKKYVIGKVLQGTICSIISFLLYNLSFRKLSTQTFLPNYKITGDLSNVFILTLILLIVPWLLFKLKQLFHIS from the coding sequence TTGGAATTTTTACTTTATTTTTTAATATGTGCAATAATAATTCTTTTATATATTTTATTTAAGAACACAAATCTAATTGTAACTATAATTTGCTCAATTTTAATAGTACAAATTATAATGGCTCCAAAGCTATGTATAGATGGAGTAATCATGGGAAGTTCCTTGTTTTTTTACAAGGTATTTCCATCCCTATTTTCATTTTTGGTTGTGTGTAATATAATCCTATGTTACGATGGAATAAATATATATTCCAAATTAATAGGGAAAATCTTGTGCAAACCACTTAAACTTCCTGTAAATTGCAGCTTTGTAGTAATAATAAGTATGCTCTGCGGTTATCCTCTAGGTGCTAAATACGCCTGTGAACTATATGAAAAAAACATGATAGATTCTTTTACCTGCGAAAGACTTTTAAACATAGCCTCTAATGCAAGTCCCATATTTATATTGGGTTCTGTAGGAATATCCATGCTTAAAAATTCCTTTATAGGCTACATATTGTTATTATCCAATTTTTTGTCCTGTATTGTCATGGGACTTTTACTACCTGCAGGAAAATCCTATAAAAATTACAACTTAAATAAAACCCATAACTATATTCATGAAAATATGGGAACATCCATCAAAAAAAGCATAGAAAATTCTCTGACAACTTGTATATCTATAGGCGGATTTGTAATTACGTTTTCTGTAATTGATAATATTTTAAAACACAATCTCTTATTTAATTCCCTAGTATATAAAATTTCAAATATAATAGGGATTTCCAAAGACATAGTAGAAGGTACTTTACTCGGAGTAATAGAAATGACAAATGGGTGTAACCTTATATCATCTTCTACTGCTTCCATTACTTTAAAACTTATAATTATAAGTTTTTTATTTACCTTTAGTGGTATTTGTATTATATTCCAGGTTTACTCCTTTACTTATAAATTTAAAATATCCATAAAAAAATATGTAATTGGAAAAGTACTTCAGGGAACTATATGCTCTATAATAAGTTTCTTACTTTATAATTTATCTTTTCGCAAGTTATCTACACAAACTTTTTTACCTAACTATAAAATTACAGGAGATTTAAGTAATGTATTTATACTTACATTGATTTTACTTATAGTACCCTGGCTGTTATTTAAGTTAAAACAATTATTTCATATCTCTTAA
- a CDS encoding thiamine diphosphokinase, giving the protein MKVLIVSGGTAPSRELIQEQIKDNPLIICADGGGNCLYNYKIIPEYLVGDFDSIDGKALMFFKSNNCKIEKYPRDKNFTDTEIALNKAVDLRADEIIFTGCTGNRLDHVFANLGLLLKCNYLSIKGYIKDENNSIELLQGSKIIKGHEGQTFSLHAYCDCVKNLSIIGARYKLDNYDLYMGDGRTVSNEFLDKDVNIIFDNGKLLLMRSKD; this is encoded by the coding sequence ATGAAAGTGCTTATAGTATCTGGAGGGACTGCACCCTCCAGAGAACTTATCCAGGAGCAAATTAAGGATAATCCACTGATAATTTGTGCAGATGGAGGAGGAAATTGTCTTTATAATTATAAAATTATACCGGAATATCTTGTAGGAGATTTTGATTCTATAGATGGAAAAGCATTGATGTTTTTTAAAAGCAATAATTGCAAAATAGAAAAATATCCCAGAGATAAAAATTTTACAGATACTGAAATTGCCTTAAATAAGGCCGTAGATTTAAGAGCAGATGAAATAATATTTACCGGGTGTACGGGAAATAGATTAGATCATGTTTTTGCTAATTTAGGACTTCTCTTAAAGTGTAATTATTTAAGTATTAAAGGATATATAAAGGATGAAAATAATAGCATTGAATTATTACAGGGCTCCAAGATAATAAAAGGACATGAGGGACAAACTTTTTCCCTTCACGCATATTGTGACTGTGTTAAAAATTTAAGCATAATAGGAGCAAGATATAAGCTGGATAATTATGATTTGTATATGGGAGATGGAAGGACAGTATCTAATGAATTTTTAGATAAGGATGTAAATATAATATTTGATAATGGAAAGTTACTTTTAATGAGGTCTAAAGATTAG
- a CDS encoding nucleotidyltransferase — MEITGIIVEYNPFHNGHKYHIEKTSSLTNCEGIIAVISGNFVQRGAPSIVDKWTKTKMALLNGVDLVLELPALYSLSSAEFFAYGAVSLLENLGVVKNLCFGSECEDIKLLTLMGKILYEEPEELKLTLKEKLHQGMSYASARGNALKEFLCRKYPLKNNSITEILHLPNNILAIEYCKSLARLKSTINPVSIKRIGEPYNSTYINNRFSSATSIRNFLKENNSPQELEKALPYNILCILRDLSHFNYKFTFEDSLLPYLKYKNLFYGKNIKYLPDVSEGLENRIESALKNASSYDQIINYTKTKRYAYSRISRILCQFFLGFENLDTKALRKNRCPYARVLGFNNKGTEILKKIKQNSSIPVYTKLPKNVNDVLKLDLMATKGYSLLNKNIAFNQDYISSPLIMDKI; from the coding sequence ATGGAAATAACTGGTATAATAGTGGAATATAATCCTTTTCACAATGGTCATAAATATCATATTGAAAAAACAAGCTCCCTAACAAATTGTGAAGGCATCATTGCTGTAATAAGCGGAAATTTTGTACAAAGAGGGGCTCCCTCTATAGTGGATAAATGGACCAAAACTAAAATGGCTCTTTTAAACGGAGTTGATTTAGTACTGGAACTTCCAGCTTTATATAGTTTATCCTCTGCAGAATTTTTTGCCTACGGGGCTGTAAGTCTCTTGGAAAATTTAGGAGTAGTTAAAAACTTATGCTTTGGCAGTGAGTGTGAAGATATTAAATTGCTCACTCTTATGGGCAAAATTCTATATGAAGAACCAGAGGAATTAAAGTTGACTCTAAAAGAAAAACTACACCAGGGTATGTCTTATGCTTCTGCCCGTGGGAATGCTTTAAAAGAATTTCTTTGCCGTAAATATCCTCTTAAAAATAACAGTATAACAGAAATACTTCATTTACCTAACAATATACTGGCAATAGAATACTGTAAGAGCCTGGCAAGACTTAAAAGTACTATTAATCCTGTGTCCATAAAAAGAATCGGAGAGCCATATAACAGTACATACATAAACAACCGCTTTTCAAGTGCTACTTCTATTCGCAATTTTTTAAAAGAAAATAATTCTCCACAGGAACTAGAAAAGGCTTTGCCTTATAATATACTATGTATTTTAAGGGATTTAAGTCACTTCAATTATAAATTTACTTTTGAAGATTCTCTATTACCTTATTTAAAATATAAAAATTTATTTTATGGAAAAAATATAAAATATTTACCTGATGTATCCGAGGGACTTGAAAATAGAATAGAAAGTGCTTTAAAAAATGCTTCTTCCTATGACCAAATTATAAATTATACTAAAACCAAACGATATGCTTACAGCCGTATAAGCAGAATTCTATGTCAGTTTTTTTTAGGGTTTGAAAATTTAGATACAAAAGCTTTAAGAAAAAATAGATGCCCTTATGCAAGAGTTTTAGGTTTTAATAATAAAGGCACGGAAATATTAAAAAAAATAAAACAAAATTCCTCCATACCTGTATATACAAAACTTCCTAAAAATGTAAATGATGTGCTAAAATTAGATCTTATGGCTACGAAAGGCTATAGTCTTTTAAATAAAAATATAGCCTTCAATCAAGATTATATTTCAAGTCCACTTATAATGGATAAAATTTAG
- the rsmD gene encoding 16S rRNA (guanine(966)-N(2))-methyltransferase RsmD — MRVIGGLARGRKLMSPKGYNTTRPTLDRVKEAMFNIIQNRIYGSCVLDIFAGTGSLGLEAVSRGAKKCLLVDKDKDTFSFLKQNVENLGFSEICETINRDSYEFLRQIEIKTEIFDIIFVDPPYKKNMIPPIIEIVGSKKLLCEDGIIVTKIDTDEEIYEGINNIILTDHRKYGNTTVCFYKYKED, encoded by the coding sequence ATGAGAGTAATTGGAGGTCTTGCAAGAGGAAGAAAATTAATGTCACCTAAAGGATATAATACTACAAGACCTACTTTAGACAGGGTAAAGGAAGCTATGTTTAACATAATACAAAATAGAATCTATGGTTCTTGTGTGTTAGATATATTTGCAGGTACGGGAAGTTTGGGGCTTGAAGCTGTGAGCAGAGGGGCTAAAAAATGCCTATTGGTTGATAAGGATAAGGATACATTTTCTTTTTTAAAACAGAATGTAGAAAATTTGGGTTTTAGTGAAATCTGTGAAACCATAAATAGGGATTCTTATGAATTTCTTAGACAAATTGAAATAAAAACAGAAATATTCGATATAATATTTGTTGATCCTCCATATAAAAAAAATATGATTCCACCGATTATAGAAATAGTAGGAAGTAAAAAATTGTTGTGTGAAGATGGGATTATAGTTACCAAGATTGACACTGATGAGGAGATATATGAAGGGATTAACAATATAATTTTAACAGATCATAGAAAATACGGAAATACTACAGTGTGTTTTTATAAATACAAGGAGGACTAA